The following nucleotide sequence is from Triticum dicoccoides isolate Atlit2015 ecotype Zavitan chromosome 7B, WEW_v2.0, whole genome shotgun sequence.
TTGATCATCTCGTGTGTGAGGCGAGCGAGCGAGCATGCGTGTTCATCATGCAGAAACCCTAATGCATATTGAGTTGGTAAAGACTTCTGACCATGTCGCCGTCGGCTGAGGGTTGACCCGATCATTGCTGCTGAGATGAGAGCGGCCCGAAGATGTCGAGGAAGCCGGACGGCGAGCCGAGAGCCGACGCGCCGCCGGGGCTCAAGAAATGGTCGCTGGTCTGGTGCAGCCACGGGGAGACCATGGGCGCCTCGCCCTTGAGCGCCCCGCCGCGGAGCGGGCTGAGGTCGTGGAACAGGAACCCCGtcgttggcgacggcgacggccccGCCCACGACGGCGGCACGTTCTGCTGCTGCTGTCTCGTGGCCGTCACCGAGACGGACACCGCGGGGCCGGGCCGGTTGAGGGCGCGGGCCTTGACGCGCACAGGCTGGGCCGCCCTCCCGGCCCTGTCCGTCGCGGTCCTCGGGGAAGAAGACGAGGTCGACGCCCTCTCCCGCCCGTCCTCCCCGGCGACCTCA
It contains:
- the LOC119339268 gene encoding protein MKS1-like; this translates as MATTTSYDNADVRHRALGVHAASRKIGKPAPSSSQAQQQNRKPVIIYMVSPKVIHVEAHEFMSLVQRLTGPEVAGEDGRERASTSSSSPRTATDRAGRAAQPVRVKARALNRPGPAVSVSVTATRQQQQNVPPSWAGPSPSPTTGFLFHDLSPLRGGALKGEAPMVSPWLHQTSDHFLSPGGASALGSPSGFLDIFGPLSSQQQ